One region of Thunnus thynnus chromosome 14, fThuThy2.1, whole genome shotgun sequence genomic DNA includes:
- the znf318 gene encoding zinc finger protein 318 isoform X2, with protein MYRGRPPPRGGYAPPFEGRGPPPPRPYMAPGYRDDRSRPRPPYHPGYHDHGHPDYRRSPPRRRYPSPGAGSHRSGEYWAGAPPRERSPSPRGPLPLDHNLVITVGNELTGPSGSAPPRHHERDYRPRPEYERSRSRGRSRPRSRSRERSPDRIRAKSRPRSQSRSPDRSRAKSRGRSKSRSPDRSRAKSRGRSKSRARSKSRPRSQSRSPDRSRAKSRGRSKSRPHSKSRSRSRGRSRGRSYSKAASRTRSKSRRRSRSVSSSSSSSSRSTDDSDEKSRREFRELDTARRRKELEEMLSLPTKSILKKRNDSEDSPSVRSSDSPRGLQGSNISRVADQLLQAMKGMEPHMVASMLSELRSDPQMAQRAGLDAEIKEILNLLGPAAAAGAAKAPEKTVDDIDDEEKFLYGDAEEPKPPAPPEPLRHHTLDLYADVTEEALYGDYPPQKAVLAQSYGLPQGASPHLQAPPTRGEVDMRYASRPTISPDQNITVQVSNPAYPPGTEPLEESERQALEEYEKIQDLLQTIGLDLGVVEISKMAARTKERLHGNKPPPKTPTRRQRYSSCSSDGSRHSRGRRRRSHSGSSSCSSSSRSRSRAGSWSSDDGRRKSGAVAPPKSLKEMKGGATAPPAHKELPPQTPEPSAIPTHTGVPIPTYPPSQVHSMMPPNYPPPGYSQYGNYLSYMHQQWPPMYPPPSMTLPPQTAPDDFPPTMPYKPPYNKQTPEPGVKGLMKSSVQDGDKGNSKVGSHERRVSEEQNNESQKQKVLEEREKLKQDRELRMKKKEYLMKELERLRKQQGELLRKKRREKDGHKDPLLQKISHLQEDVMTQISNLRKEHEAAEKKRSEIDKVALILGLTPSDRPRRAGKPVDEQEDASPPQKKKREPERSPEGRQAVGGSTLKTSSAPSASSSSLSRASPDKPPASAPAPPPTPPPEPFEYYDAGNHWCKNCNLTSGSMFDFFTHLHSKIHRKTLDPYDRPWASTPTKITKNMPSEEKLTKPAKGSEFLLPVRGFFCLLCKEFYGDAICAEEHVTTHSHNEKYKKQMYENPLYEQRRNLDRQAGLAIETSGKKRKHDDEEKGSKDKEEKTKHKKEKKDKEKKKEEDDDGRKEEKSKDKKEEEEEKPKLGKKEEDFKNAKSKGEESPSYSKKDEDEKYKYNKKDDKYRYSREEEERAKYSRRDEEDRYKYSKEEEYRYRYRREEDDRYDNRPRYGPRDDDDKYKYGKYSDTRSKYDRERDEGKLKAEKEAFKKPELGKLEVHKQPEPPSKPYDPPKILCGPSPAMRAKLRKQSLEAGKPAPMTTTPSFGKFTWKKRENVLAKEAEKVAAEFIKEEEASVKLNPVSVEDSFAKSMAVAKEIAEKLSGQSNMPPPWVTQGANRGRIRPNLPAPAAVLRKTAMMGRPAPLNTFLSMRPQNTGALGTPPKDFPIFTDPLTKALNAQNALLETKPVPPVGKPGPFEAVPALPVSKPVPFEVKPAPPVSKPAPVEVKPAPPVSKPAPTEVKPAPVEAASAPSETTPAPSEAKPAQSTMIKIVSDVAAPGVPESEQTRTVFVKPPPFMNMGDGAQRSEKLKSNLAAAKAQDLFGIFYSSVSQSGTSSITKPVTVDASQSGTPSITKPVTVDASQSGTSSITKPVMVDASQSGTSSITKPVTVDASQSGTSSITKPVITDASQSGTSSITKPVIADASQSGTSSITKPVMADTRADWSGTNKSTVVAHQASIPQPQAQPKTQPQPPTEVHTSPRPDSNNSPSSTQTQSKLDIQIASVWSMQPVPAQTPEEAPFKPTSQTSTPSEAQSVPQNQSQTPKFESQIAPQTEPAKLEPTSQTHPKLVPQIQTEPQSEPQPDQDTQPQGLPESLSDTAPVTELESKPGPKTRGKMTPTKRTPPASGPVRQTRSQTRYQTRRQQAQQSQSEPEPELASGDSDSAASDPKGFETSDHGSGLHVEEGKPSEDDSQMMEITPETLGLPSDMTSLNFDYDFNFE; from the exons ATGTACCGCGGTCGGCCTCCGCCGAGAGGAGGCTACGCGCCGCCTTTCGAAGGCCGCGGTCCCCCGCCGCCGCGGCCATACATGGCACCGGGCTACAGAGACGACAGGAGCCGTCCCAGGCCCCCGTACCACCCCGGCTACCACGACCACGGACACCCGGACTACCGTCGCTCCCCGCCGCGCAGGAGGTACCCTTCCCCCGGGGCAGGAAGTCACCGAAGCGGGGAGTACTGGGCCGGAGCTCCGCCGAGAGAG AGATCTCCGTCACCACGAGGACCGCTTCCCCTCGACCACAACCTGGTCATCACCGTCGGCAACGAGCTGACCGGACCATCTGGCTCCGCCCCCCCACGCCATCATGAGAG AGATTACCGTCCTCGACCCGAGTATGAGCGCAGCCGCAGCAGGGGGCGGAGCCGCCCTCGCAGCCGGAGTCGAGAGCGAAGTCCAGACCGGATCCGGGCCAAGAGCCGGCCCCGCAGCCAGAGCCGGAGTCCGGACCGAAGCCGGGCCAAGAGCCGGGGCCGCAGCAAGAGCCGGAGTCCGGACCGGAGCCGGGCCAAGAGCCGGGGCCGCAGCAAGAGCCGGGCGAGGAGCAAGAGCCGGCCCCGCAGCCAGAGCCGCAGCCCGGACCGGAGCCGAGCCAAGAGCCGGGGCCGCAGCAAGAGCCGCCCTCACAGCAAGTCCAGATCCAGGTCCAGAGGGCGGAGCCGGGGGAGGAGCTACAGCAAAGCAGCCAGTCGCACCCGCAGTAAGAGCCGGAGGAGGAGTCGCAGCGTGAGCAGCAGCTCGAGCTCCAGCAGCCGCAGCACTGACGACAGCGACGAGAAGTCCAGGAGAGAGTTCAGGGAGCTGGACACGGCCCGGCGCAggaaggagctggaggagatgCTGAGTCTGCCGACAAAATCCATCCTCAAGAAACGCAACGACTCCGAGGACTCGCCGTCTGTCAGG AGCTCAGACTCTCCCAGAGGTCTGCAGGGCTCCAACATCTCCCGCGTGGCCGACCAGCTGCTGCAGGCCATGAAAGGCATGGAGCCTCACATGGTGGCGTCCATGCTGTCGGAGCTCCGGTCCGACCCGCAGATGGCTCAGCGCGCCGGTCTCGACGCCGAGATCAAAGAGATCCTGAACCTGCTCGGCCCGGCGGCGGCGGCCGGGGCGGCCAAGGCTCCGGAGAAGACCGTGGACGACATCGACGACGAGGAGAAGTTCCTGTACGGAGACGCGGAGGAGCCCAAACCGCCGGCGCCGCCAGAGCCGCTGCGACATCACACGTTGGATCTGTACGCGGACGTGACGGAGGAGGCGCTGTACGGAGATTACCCGCCGCAGAAAGCAGTCCTCGCTCAGTCATACGGCCTCCCCCAGGGGGCCTCGCCACACCTTCAGGCCCCTCCCACCAGAGGTGAGGTAGACATGAGGTACGCCAGTCGACCCACCATCAGCCCCGACCAGAACATTACGGTCCAGGTGTCGAACCCCGCCTACCCGCCGGGGACGGAGCCGCTGGAGGAGAGCGAGCGGCAGGCGCTGGAGGAATACGAGAAAATCCAGGACTTGCTGCAGACCATCGGTCTGGACCTGGGCGTGGTTGAGATCAGCAAGATGGCCGCCAGGACCAAGGAGCGGCTCCATGGAAACAAGCCGCCTCCCAAGACGCCCACACGGCGCCAGCGGTACTCCTCCTGCAGCTCGGACGGCAGCCGGCACAGCCGCGGGCGCAGGAGGCGGAGCCACAGCGGCagctccagctgcagcagcagcagcaggagtcgCAGCCGAGCCGGCAGCTGGAGCAGCGACGACGGCCGCAGGAAGAGCGGCGCCGTGGCTCCGCCCAAATCCCTCAAAGAGATGAAGGGCGGAGCCACGGCGCCGCCGGCTCACAAAGAGCTGCCGCCACAAACCCCAGAACCCAGCGCCATCCCCACCCACACCGGGGTGCCCATCCCCACATACCCCCCCTCACAGGTGCACAGCATGATGCCACCCAACTACCCGCCGCCGGGGTACAGCCAGTACGGGAACTACCTGTCCTACATGCACCAGCAGTGGCCGCCCATGTACCCGCCCCCCAGCATGACCCTGCCCCCCCAGACCGCCCCCGACGACTTCCCCCCCACAATGCCATACAAACCGCCCTACAATAAGCAGACCCCCGAGCccggggtcaaag GTTTGATGAAGAGTTCGGTCCAGGACGGTGACAAAGGAAACTCTAAAGTCGGCAGCCATGAGAGGAGAGTGTCTGAGGAGCAGAACAACGAGAGCCAGAAGCAGAAG GTTctggaggaaagagagaagctGAAGCAGGACAGAGAGctgaggatgaagaagaaggagTATCTGATGAAGGAGCTGGAGAGACTCAGGAAGCAGCAAG GCGAGCTCCTGAGGAAGAAGCGCCGCGAGAAGGACGGCCACAAAGACCCTCTGCTGCAGAAGATCAGCCACCTGCAGGAGGACGTCATGACTCAGATCTCCAACCTGCGCAAAGAGCACGAGGCCGCCGAGAAGAAACGCAGCGAGATCGACAAGGTGGCGCTCATCCTGGGCCTGACGCCGTCCGACCGGCCGCGCAGGGCCGGCAAGCCGGTCGACGAGCAGGAGGACGCGTCgccaccacagaagaagaaacggGAGCCGGAGAGGAGCCCCGAGGGACGGCAGGCGGTCGGCGGCTCCACGCTAAAG ACCTCCTCGGCACCTTCGGCGTCTTCGTCGTCGTTGTCAAGAGCTTCGCCGGACAAGCCGCCTGCCAGCGCCCCGGCTCCGCCTCCGACCCCGCCCCCTGAGCCGTTCGAATACTATGACGCTGGAAACCACTGGTGCAAAAACTGTAACCTCACCTCTGGttccatgtttgattttttcacGCACTTGCACAGCAAAATTCACCGAAAG ACGCTGGACCCGTACGACCGACCCTGGGCTTCCACTCCCACCAAAATCACCAAGAACATGCCGTCAGAAGAGAAGCTGACGAAACCCGCCAAAG GTTCGGAGTTCCTGCTGCCCGTCAGAGGATTCTTCTGCCTGCTGTGTAAAGAGTTTTACGGAGACGCCATCTGTGCAGAAGAGCACGTCACCACCCATTCTCACAATGAGAAGTACAAG AAACAAATGTATGAGAATCCGCTGTACGAACAGAGGAGGAACTTGGATCGCCAGGCAGGACTGGCCATAGAGACGAGTGGAAAGAAACGCAAACACGATGACGAGGAGAAAGGCAGCAAAGACAAGGAGGAAAAGACCAAacacaaaaaggagaaaaaggacaaggagaaaaagaaggaggaggatgatgatggtcGGAAAGAGGAGAAATCCAAAGataaaaaggaggaagaggaggaaaagccGAAACTGGGCAAGAAGGAAGAGGATTTTAAAAATGCCAAGAGCAAGGGAGAGGAGAGTCCTTCTTACAGCaagaaagatgaagatgaaaaatataaatacaacaaGAAGGATGATAAATACCGGTACAGccgagaggaagaggagagggctAAATACAGCAGAAGAGATGAGGAagacagatacaaatacagcaaagaagaagaatatcGATACCGGTATCGCAGGGAGGAAGATGACAGATATGACAACCGACCAAGATATGGCCCAAGAGACGATGATGACAAGTATAAATATGGTAAATATTCAGATACTAGGTCCAAGTATGACAGGGAGCGAGATGAAGGAAAACTTAAGGCTGAGAAGGAAGCTTTTAAAAAGCCTGAGCTCGGGAAACTGGAGGTCCACAAACAGCCTGAACCTCCGTCAAAACCCTACGACCCACCCAAAATCCTCTGTGGACCCAGTCCGGCCATGAGGGCAAAGCTCCGCAAGCAGAGCCTGGAGGCTGGCAAACCAGCACCCATGACCACAACACCCTCGTTCGGAAAGTTCACgtggaagaagagggagaacGTGCTGGCAAAGGAGGCGGAAAAAGTGGCCGCTGAGTTCATCAAGGAGGAGGAAGCATCTGTGAAGCTGAATCCGGTCTCAGTGGAAGATTCTTTTGCAAAGTCTATGGCTGTCGCTAAGGAGATAGCTGAGAAGCTGTCAGGCCAGAGCAACATGCCTCCTCCCTGGGTGACCCAGGGCGCCAACCGGGGAAGAATCCGGCCCAACCTCCCTGCACCTGCTGCAGTCCTGAGGAAAACAGCCATGATGGGTAGACCTGCACCTCTGAATACCTTTCTCTCCATGAGACCCCAAAACACAGGTGCACTAGGGACTCCTCCCAAAGACTTCCCGATATTCACTGATCCTCTCACAAAGGCTCTAAACGCCCAGAACGCACTGCTGGAAACTAAACCTGTGCCGCCAGTTGGTAAACCTGGTCCATTCGAGGCTGTGCCTGCACTGCCGGTGTCTAAACCTGTGCCATTTGAGGTTAAACCTGCGCCACCGGTGTCTAAACCTGCCCCAGTGGAGGTTAAACCTGCGCCACCAGTGTCTAAACCTGCCCCAACAGAGGTTAAACCTGCCCCAGTGGAGGCTGCCTCTGCTCCATCTGAAACCACCCCTGCTCCATCTGAGGCTAAACCTGCACAATCAACAATGATAAAGATAGTGTCTGATGTGGCCGCTCCCGGCGTCCCGGAGAGCGAGCAGACCCGTACGGTGTTTGTCAAGCCTCCACCTTTCATGAACATGGGCGATGGAGCTCAGAGGTCTGAGAAACTGAAGAGTAACCTGGCTGCAGCCAAAGCCCAGGACTTATTTGGCATCTTCTACAGTAGTGTCAGCCAGTCAGGCACTTCCTCCATCACCAAACCAGTGACGGTGGATGCCAGCCAGTCAGGCACTCCCTCCATCACCAAACCAGTAACGGTAGATGCCAGCCAGTCAGGCACTTCCTCCATCACCAAACCAGTAATGGTGGATGCCAGCCAGTCAGGTACTTCCTCCATCACCAAACCAGTAACGGTGGATGCTAGCCAGTCAGGCACTTCCTCCATAACCAAACCAGTAATCACAGACGCCAGCCAGTCAGGCACTTCCTCCATCACCAAACCAGTAATCGCAGACGCCAGCCAGTCAGGCACTTCCTCTATCACCAAACCAGTAATGGCAGACACCAGAGCTGATTGGAGTGGCACCAATAAAAGTACAGTTGTAGCCCATCAAGCATCAATACCACAACCCCAGGCCCAGCCTAAAACCCAGCCCCAACCTCCAACTGAGGTTCATACGTCTCCACGACCAGACTCAAACAATTCACCATCAAGTACACAAACTCAGTCAAAATTAGACATTCAGATTGCATCAGTTTGGTCCATGCAGCCTGTCCCAGCTCAAACACCTGAGGAGGCTCCATTCAAACCTACTTCACAAACTTCAACTCCGTCTGAGGCTCAGAGTGTCCCTCAAAACCAGTCCCAGACTCCTAAATTTGAGTCCCAAATTGCTCCACAAACTGAGCCTGCCAAGCTGGAACCAACATCACAAACTCATCCCAAACTGGTTCCTCAAATTCAGACAGAACCACAATCTGAACCCCAACCAGACCAGGACACTCAGCCCCAGGGTCTTCCAGAGTCCCTCTCTGACACAGCTCCAGTAACCGAACTTGAATCCAAGCCAGGTCCCAAAACTAGAGGCAAAATGACTCCTACAAAGAGAACCCCTCCTGCCTCTGGCCCTGTCCGACAAACCCGATCCCAAACCAGATACCAGACCCGGCGGCAGCAGGCCCAGCAGAGCCAGTCCGAACCAGAACCTGAGCTGGCTTCAGGAGACTCTGATTCGGCAGCTTCAGACCCAAAGGGGTTTGAGACGTCAGATCATGGCTCTGGGTTGCATGTAGAGGAGGGGAAACCCAGCGAGGATGACTCTCAAATGATGGAAATCACCCCTGAGACCCTGGGCCTTCCCTCTGACATGACCTCCCTGAACTTTGACTACGATTTTAACTTTGAGTAG